In the genome of Pelagibacterium nitratireducens, one region contains:
- a CDS encoding DUF6958 family protein: MNEKIEVENFTSPNHKTRVDKAKYMAVREAVMKHIPTTEPGATPADLIAAIKPDLPQDLFPGGEKAGWWFKCVQLDLEAKGILKRAPKSPVRLHKV, translated from the coding sequence TTCACCTCCCCCAACCACAAGACGCGGGTCGATAAGGCCAAATACATGGCGGTCCGCGAAGCGGTGATGAAACACATTCCCACAACCGAACCGGGCGCCACCCCGGCCGATCTGATCGCCGCCATCAAGCCCGACCTGCCCCAGGACCTGTTTCCCGGCGGCGAAAAGGCCGGCTGGTGGTTCAAATGCGTCCAACTTGATCTTGAGGCCAAGGGCATATTGAAACGCGCGCCAAAATCTCCCGTCCGGCTCCACAAGGTCTGA
- the deoA gene encoding thymidine phosphorylase has translation MPLLPQEVIARKRDGLELDPADIAGFVAGLTSGAVNDAQAAAFAMAVYFQNMTRNERVALTLAMRDSGRVLDWSDLDGPTIDKHSTGGVGDNVSLMLAPILAACGAYVPMISGRGLGHTGGTLDKFDSIPGYMTNPDIDTLRRVVKDVGCAIIGQTDDLAPADRRLYSIRDVTATVENISLITASILSKKLAAGLDALILDVKTGSGAFMKTLEDSVGLAESLVSVANGAGLKTGALITDMNQPLASAAGNWLEVKNAIDFLTGAHRDPRLEEVTLALCAHGLILGGMALDYDDGFIRAKIALDSGAAAEKFFAMANALGSWHDLEKYVPGPVGVVREVYAASIGRVARIDVRALGMAVVVLGGGRTDPNQKLDYHVGFDRLAGIGTKVDPQTPIARIHARDEATAAEAERRLLAAYVIDEDAPEHPVIYSEILPQGGQ, from the coding sequence ATGCCGCTTCTCCCCCAGGAAGTGATCGCCAGAAAACGCGACGGTCTGGAACTTGACCCAGCCGATATCGCCGGTTTCGTCGCCGGGCTCACCTCCGGCGCTGTCAATGACGCGCAGGCCGCCGCCTTTGCCATGGCCGTCTATTTCCAGAACATGACGCGTAATGAGCGCGTGGCGCTGACCCTCGCCATGCGCGATTCAGGCCGCGTGCTCGATTGGTCCGATCTCGATGGCCCCACGATCGACAAGCACTCGACCGGCGGAGTGGGCGATAACGTGTCCCTCATGCTCGCGCCAATTCTTGCCGCTTGCGGCGCTTATGTTCCGATGATTTCCGGCCGCGGTCTCGGACACACCGGCGGCACGCTCGACAAGTTCGATTCCATCCCCGGCTATATGACCAATCCCGACATCGACACCCTGCGCCGGGTGGTCAAGGACGTGGGGTGCGCCATTATCGGCCAGACCGATGATCTCGCCCCCGCCGACCGGCGGCTCTATTCCATCCGCGACGTCACAGCGACTGTCGAAAACATCTCGCTCATTACAGCCTCCATCCTCTCCAAAAAGCTCGCCGCCGGGCTCGATGCTCTCATCCTCGACGTCAAGACCGGCTCGGGCGCCTTCATGAAGACGCTCGAGGATTCAGTCGGGTTGGCCGAAAGCCTGGTATCGGTCGCCAATGGAGCGGGGCTGAAAACCGGTGCGCTGATCACCGACATGAACCAGCCGCTCGCCTCTGCGGCGGGCAATTGGCTGGAGGTGAAAAACGCCATCGATTTCCTCACCGGCGCCCATCGCGACCCGCGCCTCGAAGAGGTAACGCTCGCCCTTTGTGCCCACGGACTGATCCTCGGGGGTATGGCGCTCGACTATGATGACGGGTTTATCCGCGCCAAAATAGCACTCGACAGCGGTGCTGCCGCCGAGAAGTTTTTTGCCATGGCAAATGCGCTGGGATCCTGGCACGATTTGGAAAAATATGTGCCCGGTCCAGTGGGTGTGGTAAGGGAAGTGTATGCTGCGTCCATTGGGCGTGTGGCCCGGATCGATGTACGTGCCTTGGGCATGGCGGTGGTCGTTCTGGGGGGAGGACGCACCGATCCAAATCAGAAGCTCGACTACCATGTGGGCTTTGATCGCCTCGCCGGCATCGGCACGAAAGTCGACCCGCAAACCCCCATCGCCCGCATCCATGCCCGCGACGAGGCCACTGCCGCAGAGGCCGAAAGGCGCCTTCTCGCGGCTTACGTGATCGATGAGGATGCGCCTGAACATCCGGTTATCTATAGTGAAATTCTTCCCCAGGGAGGCCAGTGA